The following are from one region of the Hymenobacter sp. YIM 151858-1 genome:
- a CDS encoding RNA methyltransferase, giving the protein MRKLTIHELNRLTVEDFKNTEKFPLCVVLDNVRSLHNVGAAFRTCDAFAVSKLWLGGITGQPPHREITKTALGSTESVPWEHAPDVPALVERLRQEGWQVVAVEQTTGSVPLPQFQPAPDKPLALVFGNEVFGVDDEVLKHCDAAVEIPQFGTKHSLNVSVTVGVLVWDVLSKWGLTVSS; this is encoded by the coding sequence ATGCGCAAACTAACCATTCACGAACTGAATCGGCTCACGGTCGAGGATTTCAAAAATACGGAGAAATTCCCGCTCTGCGTGGTGCTCGACAACGTTCGTAGCCTGCACAACGTGGGCGCCGCGTTCCGCACCTGCGACGCCTTTGCCGTGAGCAAACTGTGGCTTGGCGGCATTACCGGCCAGCCCCCGCACCGCGAGATTACCAAAACCGCCCTAGGCTCGACGGAGTCGGTGCCGTGGGAGCATGCGCCCGACGTGCCCGCTTTGGTGGAGCGCCTGCGCCAGGAAGGCTGGCAGGTGGTGGCCGTGGAGCAAACCACCGGCTCGGTGCCGCTGCCGCAGTTTCAGCCAGCACCTGATAAACCGCTGGCCCTGGTGTTCGGCAATGAGGTGTTCGGGGTTGATGATGAGGTGCTGAAACACTGCGACGCGGCGGTGGAAATACCCCAATTCGGCACCAAACACTCGCTTAATGTATCGGTAACGGTAGGCGTGCTGGTGTGGGATGTGCTTTCGAAATGGGGCCTGACTGTTTCAAGCTGA
- the mutS gene encoding DNA mismatch repair protein MutS: MRKPAPGAPAPVVDTPLMKQYYALKQQHPGALLLFRVGDFYETFGEDAVTSARILDITLTKRGAGTSSEVALAGFPHHAIDTYLPKLVRAGQRVAICDQLEDPKQAKGLVKRGITELVTPGVSLHDNVLERRANNYLAAVHFGKSNQAGIAFLDISTGEFLVAQGDAAYLGKLLQNFAPAEVLHCKNQRQHFETNFGPDLCTYALDEWVFGFDYAHDSLTRHFRTTSLKGYGIDTLQEGIVAAGCIMHYLAETKHTDIGHINGIGRLEEDKYVWLDRFTVRNLELLSAQHLGGVPLIEVLDQTLTPMGARLLRKWVVLPLKEPAQIQRRLDTVQTLHEQPELLEAIRDQLRQINDLERLISKVAVRRVNPRELLQLSRALEALGPVRELLQASGVRALQKLSDQLNPCDGLRSEIQAKLRPDGPVLTNQGNIIQDGVDKELDELRAIAYTGKDYLLQLQQREQRNTGIGSLKVAYNKVFGYYLEVTNAHKDKVPSSWIRKQTLVNAERYITEELKTYEEKILHAEERLFVIEQRIYDELVLTAGEYITQIQQNARTVAVLDCLGSFAATARQHRYVRPVVDDSAVLDIRQGRHPVIERQLPPGEQYIPNDIRLDRDEQQIIVITGPNMAGKSALLRQTALIVLLAQIGSFVPATAAHVGVIDKVFTRVGASDNLSKGESTFMVEMTETASILNNLSDRSLVLMDEIGRGTSTYDGISIAWAIVEHLHNHPKARGKTLFATHYHELNQLAEQCERVRNYNVAVKEADGRILFLRKLQEGGSEHSFGIHVARMAGMPPAVVLRANEIMHHLEQERAQVATDEPADELAPVEAEVTVALNGHAVRQPQARPSAAVATAPRPTLQLSMFEPADPALERVRELLQHLDVNTLTPIEALLKLNELKLVLNR, translated from the coding sequence ATGCGTAAACCTGCCCCCGGCGCACCGGCCCCCGTGGTCGATACGCCCCTGATGAAGCAATACTACGCCCTGAAGCAGCAGCACCCCGGCGCGCTGCTGCTCTTCCGCGTAGGCGACTTCTACGAAACCTTTGGCGAGGACGCGGTTACCAGCGCCCGCATTCTGGATATCACGCTTACCAAGCGCGGCGCGGGCACTTCTTCGGAAGTTGCTCTGGCCGGCTTCCCGCACCACGCCATCGATACCTACCTGCCCAAGCTCGTGCGGGCCGGGCAGCGCGTGGCCATCTGCGACCAGCTCGAAGACCCCAAGCAGGCCAAAGGCCTCGTGAAGCGCGGCATTACCGAGCTCGTAACGCCCGGCGTAAGCCTGCACGACAACGTGCTGGAGCGCCGCGCCAACAACTACCTGGCGGCCGTGCACTTCGGCAAAAGCAACCAGGCCGGCATCGCCTTCCTCGACATCAGCACCGGCGAGTTCCTGGTGGCTCAGGGCGATGCCGCTTACCTAGGCAAGCTGCTGCAGAATTTTGCGCCGGCCGAGGTGCTGCACTGCAAAAACCAGCGCCAGCACTTCGAAACGAACTTCGGGCCCGACCTCTGCACCTACGCCCTCGACGAGTGGGTTTTCGGGTTCGACTACGCCCACGATTCGCTGACGCGCCATTTCCGCACCACCTCGCTCAAGGGCTACGGCATCGATACGCTGCAGGAAGGCATTGTGGCCGCCGGCTGCATCATGCACTACCTGGCCGAAACCAAGCACACCGACATCGGGCACATCAACGGCATCGGGCGCCTGGAGGAGGACAAATACGTGTGGCTCGACCGCTTTACGGTGCGCAACCTCGAGCTGCTTTCGGCCCAGCACCTAGGGGGCGTGCCCCTCATCGAGGTGCTCGATCAGACGCTGACTCCGATGGGCGCCCGCCTGCTGCGCAAGTGGGTGGTGCTGCCGCTGAAAGAGCCGGCCCAAATTCAGCGCCGCCTTGATACCGTGCAGACCCTGCACGAGCAGCCTGAGCTGCTCGAGGCCATCCGCGACCAGCTGCGCCAGATAAACGACCTGGAGCGCCTGATTTCCAAGGTGGCCGTACGCCGCGTGAACCCCCGCGAGCTGCTGCAGCTGAGCCGCGCTTTGGAGGCCCTAGGTCCGGTGCGCGAGCTGCTGCAAGCCAGCGGCGTGCGCGCCCTGCAAAAGCTCTCCGACCAGCTAAACCCCTGCGACGGGCTGCGCAGCGAGATTCAGGCCAAGCTGCGGCCCGATGGCCCGGTGCTCACCAACCAAGGCAACATCATTCAGGACGGCGTCGACAAAGAGCTCGACGAGCTGCGCGCCATTGCCTACACCGGCAAAGATTACCTGCTGCAGCTGCAGCAGCGCGAGCAGCGCAACACCGGCATCGGCTCGCTGAAAGTGGCTTACAACAAAGTGTTTGGCTACTACCTCGAGGTGACCAATGCCCACAAAGACAAGGTGCCCTCGTCCTGGATTCGGAAGCAGACCCTGGTAAATGCCGAGCGCTACATCACCGAGGAGCTGAAAACCTACGAGGAGAAGATTTTGCACGCCGAGGAGCGCCTGTTCGTGATTGAGCAGCGCATTTACGACGAGCTGGTGCTGACGGCGGGCGAGTACATCACCCAAATTCAGCAGAACGCCCGCACCGTGGCCGTGCTCGATTGCCTAGGTTCGTTTGCCGCCACGGCCCGGCAGCACCGCTACGTGCGCCCCGTCGTCGACGATTCGGCCGTGCTCGACATCCGCCAGGGCCGCCACCCGGTTATCGAGCGGCAGCTGCCCCCCGGCGAGCAGTACATCCCCAACGACATCCGGCTCGACCGCGACGAGCAGCAAATCATCGTGATTACCGGCCCCAATATGGCCGGTAAATCGGCCTTGCTGCGCCAGACCGCGCTTATCGTGCTGCTGGCCCAAATTGGCTCCTTCGTGCCCGCCACCGCCGCGCACGTGGGCGTCATCGACAAGGTGTTTACCCGCGTAGGCGCTTCGGACAACCTCTCGAAAGGGGAGAGCACCTTTATGGTGGAGATGACCGAAACAGCCTCCATCCTGAACAATCTCTCCGACCGTTCTCTGGTGCTGATGGACGAAATTGGCCGCGGCACCAGCACCTACGACGGCATCAGCATTGCCTGGGCCATTGTGGAGCACCTGCACAACCATCCCAAAGCCCGCGGCAAAACGTTGTTTGCCACCCACTACCACGAGCTCAACCAGCTGGCCGAGCAGTGCGAGCGGGTGCGCAACTACAACGTGGCCGTGAAAGAGGCCGACGGCCGCATCCTGTTCCTGCGCAAGCTGCAGGAGGGCGGCTCCGAGCACTCCTTCGGTATTCACGTGGCCCGCATGGCCGGCATGCCGCCCGCCGTAGTGCTGCGCGCCAACGAAATCATGCACCACCTGGAGCAGGAGCGCGCCCAGGTTGCCACCGACGAGCCCGCCGATGAGCTAGCGCCCGTGGAGGCCGAGGTAACCGTGGCCCTAAATGGGCACGCCGTGCGCCAGCCCCAGGCCCGCCCTTCGGCCGCGGTGGCTACTGCACCTAGGCCCACGCTGCAGCTCAGCATGTTCGAGCCCGCCGACCCGGCTCTCGAGCGCGTGCGCGAGCTGTTGCAGCACCTCGATGTGAACACGCTCACGCCCATTGAAGCGTTGCTGAAGCTAAACGAGCTGAAGTTGGTGCTCAACCGTTGA